In Sphingomonas psychrotolerans, the following proteins share a genomic window:
- a CDS encoding glycine-rich domain-containing protein, translated as MSKASGLSRTPADHPVWNSLSHYDFGPDGAALPFVGRLARENGWSRAEAERAIEEYKRFCFLAVTAGHPVTPSDQVDQVWHLHLTYTRDYWERFCPQVLGRSLHHGPTAGGSDEQHRYFTQYAETLRSYESVFGSPPADLWPDAARRLNEDPKARRVHPRDAIIVPRKAIRAALLFAAMLAVLALGVLLLRS; from the coding sequence ATGAGCAAGGCCTCCGGTCTCTCTCGCACCCCTGCCGACCACCCGGTCTGGAACAGTCTCTCCCATTACGATTTCGGTCCCGACGGTGCGGCTTTGCCCTTTGTGGGGCGACTGGCGCGCGAGAATGGCTGGAGCCGGGCCGAGGCCGAGCGGGCGATCGAGGAATATAAGCGCTTCTGCTTCCTCGCCGTCACAGCAGGGCATCCGGTAACGCCGTCGGATCAGGTCGATCAGGTCTGGCACCTGCACCTCACCTATACCCGCGACTATTGGGAGCGCTTCTGCCCCCAGGTGCTTGGGCGTTCGCTGCACCATGGCCCCACCGCCGGCGGCAGCGACGAGCAGCACCGCTATTTCACGCAATATGCCGAGACGCTCAGAAGCTATGAAAGCGTCTTCGGCTCCCCGCCCGCGGATTTGTGGCCCGACGCGGCGCGGCGGCTGAACGAGGACCCGAAAGCGCGCCGCGTGCATCCGCGCGACGCGATCATCGTGCCCCGAAAGGCGATCCGGGCCGCATTGCTGTTTGCGGCGATGCTGGCCGTGCTCGCGCTCGGGGTGCTCTTGCTGAGGAGCTAG